Proteins found in one Massilia sp. H6 genomic segment:
- a CDS encoding ClpXP protease specificity-enhancing factor yields MSDISTKPYLLRAIYEWCTDSGFTPYLAVKVDAATTVPMEFVRKGEIVLNISYGATSGLKMDNDAIHFRARFGGVSRELYIPVQNVLAIYANENGQGMAFEVDTTASEAPAAAAADAAPAAPGLSAVPDSQQAQAPADSAASPNDNDEPPKKGGRPTLTRIK; encoded by the coding sequence ATGTCAGACATCTCCACCAAGCCCTACCTGCTGCGCGCCATCTACGAATGGTGCACGGACAGCGGCTTCACCCCCTATCTCGCAGTCAAGGTCGATGCCGCCACAACGGTGCCGATGGAATTCGTGCGCAAGGGCGAGATCGTCCTGAACATCAGCTACGGCGCCACCTCGGGCCTGAAGATGGACAACGACGCGATCCACTTCCGCGCCCGTTTCGGCGGCGTGTCGCGCGAGCTCTACATTCCGGTGCAAAACGTGCTGGCAATCTATGCCAACGAAAACGGCCAGGGCATGGCCTTCGAGGTGGACACGACGGCCTCCGAGGCACCAGCCGCAGCCGCAGCTGATGCAGCGCCTGCCGCACCAGGACTGTCGGCGGTGCCGGACAGTCAGCAGGCGCAAGCCCCTGCCGACTCGGCGGCGTCGCCAAACGACAACGACGAACCACCCAAGAAGGGCGGACGTCCGACCTTAACACGGATCAAATAA
- a CDS encoding glutathione S-transferase N-terminal domain-containing protein: MMVLYSGTTCPFSQRCRLVLFEKGMDFEVRDVDLFNKPEDISTMNPYGQVPILVERELILYESNIINEYIDERFPHPQLMPADPLMRARARLMLFNFEKELFVHVHVLESERNKTNDKSHDKARTEIRDRLTTLAPLFLKNKYMLGDEFSMLDVAIAPLLWRLDHYGIELSKTAAPLMKYAERIFSRPAYIEALTPSEKVMRR, translated from the coding sequence ATGATGGTTCTCTACTCCGGCACCACGTGCCCGTTCTCCCAACGCTGCCGCCTGGTCCTGTTCGAAAAGGGCATGGACTTCGAGGTGCGCGACGTCGACCTGTTCAACAAGCCTGAAGACATCTCGACCATGAATCCGTATGGCCAGGTGCCGATCCTGGTCGAGCGCGAACTGATCCTGTACGAATCGAACATCATCAACGAGTACATCGACGAGCGCTTCCCGCATCCGCAACTGATGCCGGCCGACCCGCTCATGCGCGCCCGTGCCCGCCTGATGCTGTTCAATTTTGAAAAAGAACTGTTCGTCCACGTGCACGTGCTGGAAAGCGAGCGCAACAAGACGAACGACAAGAGCCACGACAAGGCCCGCACCGAAATCCGCGACCGCCTGACCACGCTGGCGCCACTGTTCCTGAAGAACAAGTACATGCTCGGCGACGAGTTCTCGATGCTGGACGTGGCGATCGCCCCGCTGCTGTGGCGCCTGGACCATTACGGCATCGAGCTGTCGAAGACCGCGGCCCCGCTGATGAAATACGCCGAACGCATTTTCTCGCGTCCAGCCTATATCGAAGCGCTGACCCCGTCCGAGAAAGTCATGCGCCGTTAA